Sequence from the Penaeus chinensis breed Huanghai No. 1 chromosome 5, ASM1920278v2, whole genome shotgun sequence genome:
atcatacatacatacatttaaatagacatacatatatatgtatatacatacttgtatgtatatgcatacataagataagtaaagaaatatagtatatacacatttatacttatacatttatatgtatgtatatatagaaaaaatgagagatacacacatacatgtgtatatatatacacatacatatatatttatttttacactatgtttttgtgggtgtgtatctgcGCACGTAAGTGTCTGCGTAAAGAAACGCATACATACCTACAATCACATTTCTGTATTTCAGaagcctttttcttttctccatttttaatGAAATATTACGGATTGTTATTAGATTAATATAAATGCAAGacaaacacacgtatgtgtgcgtgtatatatatacatatacacacacacacatgtatatacgcatatatataaacacacacatatatatatgtgtgtgtgtgcacctatacatacacacatatacatgtatatatacatacatgtgctaaatatactatatatacatatatacatgtacataaatgtatatatatacatacatacatagatacatatatatatatatattatatatatatactatatatacacacatacataaatttatatatacacactatatatatatatatgcatatacatatatatccacacatgtttatatacaacatatatatacatgtatatatactgcatatatatatatatatatgtatatatatatatatatatatatatatatatattcatgtatatatacagcatgtatatatataaatacaagttcatcagtctatctatatacatatacacagtatatatatatgtgtgtcaatgtgcgtactatatacatatatgcacatacacacaagcatttatgtacaaacatgcacacacacacacacacacacacatacacacacacacacacatttatgtacatacatacacacacacaaacacatttatatatatgtatatatacatatactgtatatatatgcatatacattgtttgtatgtaagtatacatatatatgtataaatgtgtgtgtgcgtacatatatacaatatattccaatatatctatacctataataAATAGGAgcgtccagacacacacacacacacacacacacacacacacacacacacacacacgcacgcatgcacgcacacacacacacacacacacgcgaggagagggaggagagaggttagataaatagacatgtcTGATTCTTTAACCTCTACAGACCATGACAGACCGCTGATATATTTCCTAACTTCACCGTTACCACGGAAATAAAGATTAACTTTGATCCGTTGACATGATTTGCAGTTGGTGAAAAAGTAATATGTAGCTCTGATGTTAATGTTATTTCGCCTTCAAATACAATCAGAAAAATCGACAAAAATCAGATTTTAACTGTTAAAAAATCAAACTACAGTTCCAATTTACGTTAAGTCAAAATCTGAATAAATgcagaaatatacatatcttgttagaatattttctttgtgttgtatTTTTAAGAATACATGTCAAACGTAATGtcttttaaatacacacacacacaccacacacagtttatgtatatacacccaactacacaaacatatttgtatctatgtgtctTTTCATAATGCTTTTAACAGCTTATGGTGTATTAGTAAGGAAAATATTTatggattattataataaagactcGATCTTGAAATCATTAACGAAACAAAGGCAAGAAGGAAACATTTTTCTATGAAAGATCTTTTAATCAGAGATAATAAATACACATTTCATATCGATTTAGTTGGGTCGGCCATAAAATCTGGAAGGAGCGGAAACTTCGTCGGATTCGTCGCTGCGGTTGCGGTCCTCCTCGGCGGCCTttgcgatctggtcgaggacgaactgagggatagggtgggggaactcgggggcCACTGGGAGGTGGGCGCCTTGGGgttggaagccgttctcgtcagccaCGTAACGGACATGGATTTCAGTGCCATCAGGAGCGGTGTACCTGTaacaagtaaaaagaaacaaagtatTTAGATGGTAAAATTGAAAATATCAGGCACAGAAATagccaaaacaaataaacatttttgTGTGAAAGATAAACAGGTACTCACGAGTATTCTCCAGCCTTGATCACAGCGTCCTCGTCGCCGTCAGGGGATCCAGACTGGGAGAAGCTGATGCCGTTGGCAGCTTCGAAGTCGAAGTTGTAAGTTCCATCTTCCTCGTGGACGCGGTCGTCCTTGAGGATTGGCACGAACTCGACCTCCTCGCTGGATGCAGCACGAGGAGCGCCATAGCTGTACTGAGGGGCGGCAACGGCCACGGCGGCCACACAGGCGAGGATCACCTGGCAAtaaattgtatttataattttaatttggtTAAAAGTTAACATTACAGAATGTTTTGCATAATGTCCAATAATCACCAGACGAAGTCTTCCAGCGGTTAAGTGTTATAACAGCTTCTACTTAACCATTCTACTACCAGAGAAATTagaaacacaaatatatttagaCCATTTCTGAACTGCACCACAGAGATCTAAGTTCGAACTCTAATTGTTTCACTTACGAACTTCATGCTGAGTCTTTGGACTGGAACTAGTGCAGTGCTTCCAGCTGCCTGCCCTTTTATACCATCAAAGCGTCGGACAAGCTCTAGATGACCTTGGCCGTGACGTTTATTGTAGATGCCTTTCTGCGGCTTGAGCTCGAAGAAAGTTTGGAggacattttttttccatatatatacacacacaagcattataTGGGTATAGgactttatgtatatgcatataaactatatgcatatgcatatgcactgaACAtgtataataaaatgtataaaaaacctatgtatacatatatgtatatatatgtgtatgtgtatataactgtatatattacgtataaaattatacatgaaatatagtatatatacacatatatatgtatatatatcattatatatatattgagagagaaagatagacagacacatagatacaaacatatgtatatatttatttatttgttatatgtgtgtatgtgcatataccacatacacacctacattcaCAATACAGTATTACAgatgtttcttattttttatttttcatgaaatGTCATGAATTATTAGATTAACGTAGATGCAggacaaacacacgtgtgtgtgcgtgtatatatatacaaatacatatatacatgtttatatatacatatatagacatgtatacatgtttgtatatatacatatgtgtatatacaccctgatatatatatatatatatatatatatatatatatacacacatgtgtgtgtgtgtacagcatatctatatataaatatgtatatacaaatacaaatacatttatctacctatctatatatatacatatacatatgtgtgaatgtactatatacatacacatttatgcacacacacacgtatatatacatttatatatacacacatttatatatataaatatatatattatatatgcacatacattatatatatatatatatatatatatattcataagcatattcagtatatttatgtatatagatatataaatataaatgtgtgtgtgcgtctgtgtacctgtgtgtctgtatgagtgtgtgtacatgtgtacatatatacagtatactccaatatatctatacatataaaatataggaGTGtcagcacactcacgcacacacacgcaaggtaggggaggagagagattgtaaagaaaggggaaatgagaaggtAGAATAGGCGTGTCCGATCCTTTAATCTCTACAGACCATAACAGACCGCTGGTATATTTCCCAACTTCAACATTACAACAGAAATGAAGATGAACTTTAAGGTGATATGAATTGCTGTTAGTGAAAGAGTAATATGTAACTCTGATTTCACTGTTATGTTGCCCTCAAatgcagtaaaaataataaccgcTTTTACAGCGATATTACCATACCGTCGGCTTGGTACTACAATAGATTTAAATCAGATCTTAGGTTTAATTTCAATAAACATTGGTTCTGAAAATGTGAACTGTTTAAAGTGTTAAATATATCAAACTACAGTACAATTTGCTATTAAGTCAGAAcctaaacaaatacagaaatgtGCATATCCTACTAGAAATATTTTCATTGTGTTAAACTTATTGTCTtttaaatacacacgcgcacacacacaaacacacatacagtatgtatacacacccaacTACGCAAAcatatttgtatctgtgtctttTCACAATACTTATAGCAACTTACAGTAcatgattaataaataaaatattcaagGCTTATTAAACGAACGACTCGATTTTGAGATCATTAACGAAACAAAGGCAAGAAGGAAACTTTTTTGTATGAAAGATCTTTTAATcagagagataataaatacatatttcgtATCGAATCTAGTTGGGTCGgccataatctatatatgtatatagatatatacagtatacacacatatttgtagacACGCATgactgtgtgcgtgaatgtgtgtaatgcaagtatatatacacatacacatgttcatatacatacatgtatatacacatatatatacatacatatatatacagatatatatatatatatatatatatatatatatatatatatatatatatatatatatatgaaaaacaacacacacacacacaagaggagagggacgagagagaatggaaagaacatTACCACGGAAATGAAGATGAACTTTAAGTCCGTTGATATAAATTGCAGTTAGTGAAATATTAATATGTAGATTTGATGTCACTGTATTATTTTACCTTCAAATACGGTAAGAAAAATCACATTTGTTCTGAAAATGTGAACTGCTTAAACAGTTAAATACATCAAACTATAGTGCCAATTTCCGTTAAATAAAACCCGAATAAATGCAGCAATGTGCATATCCTGTTTgaatattttctttgtgttgtatCTTCGAGAATACATGTCAGATGTAATGCCTtttaaatggacacacacacccacacacacacacacacaaacacacccacacacgcgcgcacacatatacagtatatatacacccaactacacaaacatatttatatttatgccttttcattatccttttaacAAATTAAAATAACGACCCGATTTTGAAATCATTAACGAAACAAAGGTAAGAAGGAAACATTTTTGTATGAAAGATCTTTTAATCAGAGATAATAAATACACATTTCATATCGATTTAGTTGGGTCGGCCATAAAGTCTGGAAGGAGCGGAAACTTCGTCGGATTCGTCGCTGCGGTTGCGGTCCTCCTCGGCGGCCTttgcgatctggtcgaggacgaactgagggattgggtgggggaactcgggagcTACTGGGAGGTGAGCGCCCtgaggctggaagccgttctcgtcagccaCGAAACGGACATGGATTTCAGTGCCATCGGGAGCAGTGTATCTGTAATAAGCATAAAGTTACAAACTTTTTAGATACTCAAATGGAAAACAATATCAAACACGAAAATACTCAAATTCACAGATGAGTTAAAAATTTGAGAGAAGAACAATTACTCACGAGTATTCTCCAGCCTTGATCACAGCGTCCTCATCACCGTCGGGGGATCCAGACTGGGAAAAGCTGATGCCGTTGGCAGCTTCGAAGTCGAAGTTGTAAGTTCCATCTTCCTCGTGGACGCGGTCGTCCTTGAGGATTGGCACGAACTCGACCTCCTCGCTTGACGCAGCACGGGGAGCGCCATAGCTGTACTGAGGGGCGGCGACGGCCACGGCGGCCACACAGGCGATGATCAGCTGTTAGTGAATTGAATGCGTATGGATTTAATTTAGTTAAAAATGAACGCTACTGACTTGTACAACAATCACTAACAGAAACTTTCAGACTTAAAATGTTAATATATTCTACCATCAAAAAGATAAGAAACAACAAATATCTATTGAAAACTAGTCTTACTAAACCATACTACATAAATTCGAATGTTACTTCTTTTACTTACAAACTTCATGTTGAGTGATTAGGCTGGAACTAGTGCAGTGCTTGTAGCTGCCTGCCCTTTTATACCATCGTAGCACCAGGCAAGCTCTAAATGACCTTGGCCGTGACATTTATTGTAGAAGCCTTTCAGCGTAACCGGCTTCAccttacagaaagaaagagtattcacacacacatatatatgcatatatatatatatatatatatatatatatatatatatacatatatatacacatatatgtgtgtgtaaatacacatatctcacatacatatatgcgtacatatgtagcctatatacatagatcaatacatacaaatatacatgtatatgtatgtatatattaaacatttatatgtttaatacatatgtatgattatatatatctatgtatatatgtatgtgtttacaacacatgtatacatacacccacactcatttacatccacatacacacacatacatgcatgtatatgtgtacgagtacacacacacatatatacaaatgcacacacacacatatacacgcgcaaacgcacatacatacacacacatacgtgtatatatatatatatatatatatatatatttttatatacgcatatatacatatataagtatatgtatatgtatacataaatatatatattatgtgtgtgagtgagtgagtgagtgagtgagtgagtgagtgagtgagtgagaatgagtgtgagagtgagagtgagtcaaagtgtgagtgtacatgtgtgaccgtaagtgcatatatatgtgaatatatatatatatatatatatatatataaatacatataaatacatataaacacacacacacacacacacacgtgtgtatgcatatgcgcgcacgcacgcacacacacacacacacacacacacacacacacacacacacacacacacacacacacacacacacacacacgcgtgtgtatatacacatgcatatacaaacacatatgtataaatatatctatatatataaaagtatttatatataagtatatatatataagtatatatatacatatacacatatatatattactgacacacacacatatatttatacattcatttgcACATGcgcgtacatgcacacacccacaaagGAAAAGGGACGGGGAAAGTGGGAAATAAAGAGTAACAGGGAAGAACAGGGAAAAAATCCTCGCTAGTCGTGCCGGATCCCCAAACCTCTACAGACCATGACTGCCCGCGGGTGTGTTTCTCAACTCCATCATTGCCACAGAAGTGAAGGTGAACTTTGACTCCGTGGGTATAAAGTGCAGTGCCTTGATTTAATTCTACAGGTGAAATATATAATGGTTCaccagatatgtttttttttttattattattatctgctttTTATGCCGTATATGTTATATTCTCTGTTGACAAATATTGAATGAATTTTAAGTTCAGTAGGACTTTAAGATAATCTATCTTATTTTCGACTTCTCTTGCCTATGTATTATGCCTGATTAATATTGGTG
This genomic interval carries:
- the LOC125025673 gene encoding cuticle protein CP14.6-like; protein product: MKFVILACVAAVAVAAPQYSYGAPRAASSEEVEFVPILKDDRVHEEDGTYNFDFEAANGISFSQSGSPDGDEDAVIKAGEYSYTAPDGTEIHVRYVADENGFQPQGAHLPVAPEFPHPIPQFVLDQIAKAAEEDRNRSDESDEVSAPSRFYGRPN
- the LOC125025672 gene encoding cuticle protein CP14.6-like — encoded protein: MKFLIIACVAAVAVAAPQYSYGAPRAASSEEVEFVPILKDDRVHEEDGTYNFDFEAANGISFSQSGSPDGDEDAVIKAGEYSYTAPDGTEIHVRFVADENGFQPQGAHLPVAPEFPHPIPQFVLDQIAKAAEEDRNRSDESDEVSAPSRLYGRPN